AATTTCTTATATGCTTCTATGAGCATTTTTATTTCTTTTCTATCTAGGTTTGCTTTGCTTCTCTTGAATTTCGAGTAAAATATTCCCCCATATTTACTATTATACCCTTTATGTTAGTCACAAACAAATATTTACATAAAAATTGTCATCCTTCGTTACCGGAGGATGACAATTTGCTTATGCTCGGGTTGTTAATGATTATATAGACTGTGGTGAGTCGTTTTCTCTTGTGCTTATCTTGTTTAAAATAATGCTGCTTATTTCTTCAATGCTCATGCTTCCGATGTCACCTTTTTGTCTTTCTCTCACTGATACAGCTCCGCTTTCAGCTTCTTTCTCACCTACAATAAACATGTATGGAACCTTGCTTAACTGCGCTTCTCTTATTTTGTAGCCGATTTTCTCCGCTCTTGTATCAATCTCAACCTTAATATTTGATGCCTCTAGCTGCTCTTTTACCTTCCCTGCATATTCAATAAATTTATCGGATATTGGAAGTATTTTAACCTGTACAGGTGCCAGCCAAGTTGGGAAAGCTCCTGCATATTGTTCAATAAGAATTCCAAAGAATCTTTCAATACTTCCGAATGCTGTTCTGTGAATCATTATCGGTCTGTGCTTCTGTCCATCTGCTCCTACATATTCCATTTCAAATCTCTGTGGAAGCTGATAATCAAGCTGGATTGTTCCGCACTGCCATGTTCTGCCTATGCAGTCAGTGAGGTGGAAGTCAATTTTAGGTCCGTAGAACGCGCCGTCTCCTTCGTTTACTACATAATCAAGTTCTAATTCTTCAAGTGCTGCTTTTAATGATGCTTCTGCAAGATCCCAGTCCTTAATTTCCCCAAGGAATTTTTCAGGCCTTGTTGAAAGCTCTAAGTTATATGAGAATCCAAATTGTTTGTATATTTCATCGATTAATTTAATAACACCCTTAATTTCATCCTTTATTTGCTCAGGCAATATAAACAAATGGGCATCGTCCTGCGTAAATGCTCTTACACGCATCAGTCCGTGAAGTGCGCCAGATAACTCATGTCTGTGTACTCTTCCTGCTTCTGCAACTCTCATTGGAAAATCTTTGTATGAGTGCATAGCATTTTTATATACCAGAATTCCTCCTGGACAGTTCATAGGCTTAATTGCGAAATCCTGTTCATCAATTACAGTTGTATACATATTTTCTCTGTAATTGTACCAGTGACCTGATACCTCCCAGAGATGTTTGTTAAGCATCAGCGGAGTTTCTATTTCAACATAGCCTGCCTTTCTGTGCATTTCTCTCCAGTATTTCATCAATTCGTTTTTAACTTCTACGCCCTTTGGAAGGAAAAATGGAAATCCAGGACCTTCTTCTGACATGAAGAACAAATCAAGCTCTTTTCCTAGTTTTCTGTGATCACGCTTCTTAGCTTCCTCCATCATCTTGATGTATTCTTCTAAGTCTTTTGCTTTTTCAAATGATATTCCATAAATTCTCTGAAGCATTTTATTGTTTTCGTTTCCTCTCCAATATGCTCCTGCAATGCTTAAAAGCTTCATAGCCTTTGGCTTCTTTGTGGACGAAAGATGAGGACCTGCGCACAAATCAACAAAATCTCCCTGTTTGTAGAAAGAAATAACTGCATCTTCAGGCAAATCGTTTATTAGCTCAACCTTATATGGCTCCTGTTTTTCTTCCATAAACTTTAAAGCTTCTGCTCTCGGAAGTTCAAATTTTTCCAGTTCAAGCCCTTCCTTAACTATTTTCTTCATTTCCGCTTCAATTTTAGCAAAATCCTCCTGAACCAGCCTGTAGTCCAGATCTATATCATAATAGAACCCGTTATCTATAGCAGGACCGATTGCTAATTTTGCTTCAGGCCACAGTCTTTTAATTGCCTGTGCCAATATATGTGACGATGTATGCCAAAATACATGTTTACCTTCTTTATCTTCAAATTTAAGGAACATAATGCTTCCATCTTCATTTATTTCTTCTTTTAAGCCGATCGTAGTACCATTGTATACGGCTCCTACCACATTTCTTGCAAGTCCCTCGCTTATGCTCTTAGCAACGTCATAAGCCAAAATTCCATTTTCATATTCTCTGACACTGTTATCAGGCAATGTTAATTTTATCATATCCATTCCTCCATTAAATTTTGCAATATTTAATTTTCATTCTATAACCTGTTTCGAACTGATTATTTAGTTCATATAAATAAGAAATAAAAAAAACGTCCTTAAACAAATGTTTAAGGACGAATATATCGTGGTTCCACCTCAGTTACTTCTCAACAGATTTAAGGCATCCATACCAAGACCTTACGACTAAGCTTTCAGTCTTAACTCCGGATTAGTTTTCATACAGTCATACAAAGGAAGCTTCCACCTTTTCTTCCCTCTCTTTATTGCTGTGTCTGCATTACTCGATCCATCACAGTTCATTTTACCCATTATATTACCCTAAATGAATTTTTGTCAACATATTTTTGCTATTTTTTTCTTGATTTCTTTCCGAACCATTTATCTTTATTCTTTTTATCTCTTGAATTTCTTGACCTTTTTTCTTTTGACAGTTCTACTACTACGTTTTGACCCTTTATTTGTGCTCCATCCATTCTTTTCAAAATACGATTCTTATGCTCTGAGGCCACATTGAAGAAAGAATAATTTTCAAGAACTTCAATTTCTGCTATATCACTTCCTGGAATGTCACATTCTCCGGCAACTGCCCCCAGTATATCCCCAGGCCTTATTCCTTGCTTCTTGCCTGCATTTACATGGAATCTTTCTGTATCTCCGATACTTTTTCTTCCGCCCCTTGAGCTTTTTCTGCGTTCAGGCACAACGTCATTCAAATCTCTTTCCTGGGAGTAATCAAATCTAACCAGCTTCTTTATCATAGCTGCTATAAGTGTTTCAGCATCGTAATCTTGAGACATTAGTTTTTCTGCCAGTTCTCTGTTTTCTCCAAGATCTTCTTTTTCAATTACTTCAACAATATTTCTGATAAATTTATCTTTCTTAACTTCATTTACCTTATCTACAGTAGGAATAGTTCTTTTTCTTATTGATTTTTTAGTATACTTTTCTATATTTTCCAGCTTTCTCATTTCTTTTGCCGTAACAAGAGTAAATGATGCTCCTTCCTTACCAGCTCTACCTGTCCTTCCGATTCGGTGTACATAGTAATCTTCCTTAATTGGAACCTCATAGTTTATAACACATTCAACTTCCTTAATGTCAAGCCCTCTTGCTGCTACATCGGTAGCAATTAAAATTTCTATCAAGCCGTTGTTAAACCTATTCAGTGTGTCTATTCTCTGAGACTGCTTTATATCTCCATGAATCTTATCACAATTGTATCCAATTTCTACAAGGCGATCATAGAGTTCATCAACAGATCTCTTTGTATTGCAGAATACAACTGTCAGCTTTGGTGTATAAGTATCAATAAGTCTTGAAAGAGCTTCTACCTTATCTGAATGTTTAACTAAAAAATAACTTTGCTTAACTTCTTTAGCCGTTATTCCTTCTCTTAAAACCTTAATCGATACAGGGTTATTCAAAAACTTCTTTATAATATTCTTCATTACATCTGGTATCGTAGCCGAAAACAGTGATGTTTGAACCTTATGGTCAATTTTACCCAATATGAGCTCTATGTCCTCTCTAAAGCCCATTTTAAGCATTTCATCAGCTTCATCCAAAACAGCCATTGTAAGTTCACCTAATTTTATAACGCGTCTATCTATAAGGTCTATGATTCTTCCTGGTGTGCCAACAATTATCTGTGCTCCGCCTTTAAGCTTGTTTATTTGATCGCGTATGTCTGCTCCGCCGTATACGGTAACTGTTTTAATACCGTCCATATATTTTCCGTACTTTCTGAATTCATTTGCAACTTGAACTGCCAGTTCTCTTGTTGGCAGCAGCACTATCGCCTGAGGCATTCTTATGTTTTTATCTATCTTTTCAAGTATTGGTATCCCAAACGCTGCAGTCTTACCAGTACCCGTATTTGACTGTCCGACTATATCCTTTCCGTCCAAAATAACAGGTATTGCCTCTTGCTGAATCTGGGTGCATTCTTCAAATCCCATTTCATCCAAGGCTCTTTGAATGTTGTCATTCAAAATAACATTTTCAATTTTCATTAATTTTATCATCCTCGTTCTATTTTTAGTAACTCCTCATTATACAATGCATACCTAATAATTACAAATAATTTTTGTAAATTTTTATTAATATTATTATTTTATATATATTTTCCTTATCTCATAAATTATTTTTAACTACTTACATTGTTTTATTCTCTTTTCAGATGTTTTAAACTATATATTTTTATGGTATTATATTGTAAAAACTATAGCGGAGAAAATAAATGAAAGCATATTATATTTATCACAGCTGTTTTGTAGTAGAAACAGAAACCTCATTTTTAATATTTGATTATTTTGACGATAAAAGAACGCCTGAAGATGATTTTAATTTCAAAGATGTTCTTAATGATATACTTAAAAGCAATAAGCATCTGTACGTTTTTTCATCGCACAGCCATCATGATCATTTTGACAGGTCAATTCTTTCATGGAGCAGTTATAAAAAAGAAACATATTATATATTAAGCAACGATATAAAGCTTTACACCGAAGTAAAAAACATATATACCGTAGGGAAAGATGAAACAACTGAAATAAACAACCTGAAAATATCTACCTTTGGTTCCACTGATGAAGGGGTAAGCTTTTTAGTAGAAATAGATGGGCACACAATATTTCACGCAGGAGATTTGAACTGGTGGAAATGGTCGGATGACACCTCTGAGGAAGAAAAGGAAATGGAAACTGCTTTTAAAAGCATAATTAAAAACATTTTAATCAAGGACGTTGCTATTGATGTTGCCTTTTTCCCTGTTGACGGAAGACTTGAAGAAAATTATTTGTGCGGTGGACAATATTTTATAGAACAAATTAAGCCAAGGATATTTGTTCCAATGCACTTTTGGGATAACTTCAGTATAACAAGTATCTTTAAAAAATCTCAGGCTACCACAACAACTAACATTATTGAACTACAGCATAACAATCAAATTATTATGCAGTAATGAAATTACCGGCAGATTATTAATTTCAACATAGCATATCTGCTTAAAAAATCCGGCCTTAGCCTCGCAGCTAAGCCGGATTTTCTTGTACTACGGATTAATTAATTGACCTTTATCATTATAGGCTTCGTATGATACCTGCTCATCTCCTGTATATATCCTGCAGCTTACGGTTTCCCAGGTTATTTCTTTATTTTTTATGATATATATATAAGGTCCGGCACCCAAGAAAGCTCCTTGACCGCTCCTGAGCACAAACCTGGTAATGACAAAGCTCCGCGCACTGTCAATCTGATTTTGTTCTGCATTCTCATCAAACCAAAAATCAACATTTAATTCTCCGTCAACCAGATAAACTTCCTGTCGGACTAAATCAGTCATAGCATACTGTCCCTCATCCTTAAGCATTGCAACGGACTCTTCATCTGTATAAACAACAGCATTTTGAGGAATCGCAATTGTTAATTTGTCATTGCTGTCTGAGTTTGAAAGAAGCTGCACTGCCGAAACAACTATAACAAGAATTACAAGCAAAATTAAAATTGTCCATTTCTTTTTAATAATCTTAACCTCCAGATTACCCATTTCAAGAATCTCATAATTTCAACAAAAAATCTGTTGGATTATCTAAAAATGTTCACTCATTGTTCCACACGTGCGAAAAGTTACCTTTCGTGTAATTTCGGTTGTATGCATATTTGATATGTAAGATATGAAGTCCATCCCTATTATATGCTTGCCTTTACAAAATGATACAACACGAATAGGAAGTAGAGACTTCATATAGCCATAGGTAACGATTCCCGGCGACTCATTATATTCCAATAAATTATCTTGACACTAAGAACCGTCCCCTGTGACCCTGTGGCCCTGTAATTAGTATATTGTATATCTCCAATCGTCATACTCATTCTGTCCATTATCATACACAAAATTGTCTGGATCAAGGTTAGGGTCATCAAAATAGGTATAAACTGTACTAGACCTATTCGGATCCATGAACCCATAAGTTGTGTAATCATTTCCACCCATCAAGTATTTGCACACTATAGCATGTGCGGCACCTGAGCGAGCTATGTCAAACATCGCTGGTTTGCCACTATCGAGCACGTCATACAAGTCAATAAATTCCATTCCGGAAGTATCATTGTATCCCATACCACAATATTCATACCCGTACTCATACCATGTTCTTGTCCCTTCAGGTGTTCCACTATACTCGTAATCTAAGGCATCGAATATGTCTAAGGCATCATATGATGAATCTGTGCGATAATTTGATATAGCGGCTATACATGCAGCCCAACACAATCCCTTACCATCAGGAGTCGTATCATTGGATACATTTGGTACAGATAGAGAAACATAGTAATCGCTAGATGTCCGTGTATAGTTTTGGATTGGATTAAATGAAGAAAATGTTGCCGGCGACAACTCATAAACAGGAATGTTAAGCCGTTCTAAAGAGTTTTGTTTGTTTGCTGAAATAATCATGTTATCTGAGGCAGTTTGCATGACCATATGGTCATTTCCATCATTATATGCAATAAGAGCAAAAGGAATATTTGTCTTTAAAACATTATTTATTTCAACATTGTTATCAAACATAAAATTGGAATAATACTGGTTATTAACAAATGATACTATGAGTTGTCCAATGTATTCACCATCATTGGTAACAAAATACATCCGAGATGTTCTGTTAGAATGGTTTTTAATAGGCACAGGGTTTGATATTTTTACTTGATCATATGCTTCGTCTCCTAAAGTCAAGTAATGAGGTAATGTAGTATCAATGTATTCATTAAGTGAAGCATTATTAATTTTGGAATCAACCGTATCAGCAGCAACTACTGAAGTGAATGTTAATACAAATACTAAACAACAAGCAAGAAAAATAGAGAAAATACGAACATAATTTTTCATTTCAATTCACAACCTTTCTAATTTAATAGTTTACTTATATTAATGTATTTTAGTCATCTGCTCACAAGATAGCCCATTGGAATCTCCCCCTTTTAATTATTCTAACGGAAGTATAACGGTTACTATATCAATACCAGAAGTCATAATATCAGGAAGTTTTGCACCATCTTTAGCTAGCGGACTCATTGAATAAGCATTGTCACCAATGATAAAATATAGACAGTCATTATCAGCTGCTATGTACATAGGTGCATGTTCTGTCATAGAAGAAAGTGCCTGTATCATTTCTACATCACTATTGGATGACCCAAAGACAATTCGTTCATCATCTAATAATTTTGAAACATAAATAAAATTTGTAATTCGTCCGTTGTCGAAAACTGGAATCCAGAATTTCTTTGCAGTTGGCTCATCACCTTCAAAATTAAATACATGTAGAGCATAGCCACAGTCAATACCGGGAAACATGTTATCTAATGCTGCGCATATATCTTTATCTGGTACGACCGAATACATATACAGAGGTGCAACTGAATAGGAAGTAGGCACTTCATATTCCACTACTTTATATGTATAGTCTCCTCCTATAATTTTATCTCGCCTTTCTGGAAATAGTGATGTTAGACTAAGTATACTAATTGTTATAAGTAGTGCAAAACAGGATACAAGCATAAATCGTATTTTTTTGAATCGGATTGTATAAGGCTTTACGTCATGTATAATATTATCCTTTATCCTATCAATAGCGGCAAATATAGCTTTAATATTCATAAAATGTATACTCCTTATTTATATAAATTCGCTCCGAGAACGTAAAAGGATAGACCATATGGGACGGGCGCAGCCTGCATCCCCTGTAACCTGATACAAATCTAAGCTAACAATTTAAATCCTATTCTAATAATCAACCGTCTCACTATACTTTGTAACAATTTCAATAACATCGCCGGAGCTGTCCAGTGCTGTATGGGTTGTTTTCAGGCGGTAGGAGCCTTTTTCAACATACCAATCCTTGTATAAATACATTTCCTCATCATCACTTGTATCTTCCCACGTTTTAATGGTTGTCCAGTTTCCGGATAGCTGTTGTAATTCTATTTTTACTCCTGCAATATATTCTTTCTGTACACCGGTTTCGCCTTCACAAGTCAATTTACCGCCGGAATTCAAAGTTAAATTATTTAAGCACAGTACAATTGCAATATAATTTGGTTTTATTTCAGTACTATTTTTTAAATCGTCAGTTTCGGCATAAACGCTCGCATGTATGGAATTTACTAAAACCATAATAAAAATAATAAATAAAACCGACAGTACTTTCTTTTTCATAAAAAAATCCTCCTTAATTTTGATTTCATTAATAATAACAAAATTAAAGAGGATTTTCCGACAGCTTTTCAGATAAAAATTTGTTAAAAAAAAATAAAATTTTATAAATTTTATTTTTTTACACTCTTAGCTATTTTCACAAGCTCGCTTTCGCTGATGCTTCCTGTCAAGATATATGCCATTTCATCATAATTCCAGACAAGAATCCTAATATTGTCATTCTCACTGTAGAGGGCTTCTCTTCCATTTATAGTAAGCTCCTTTACATTTGCGCCTTCCGTATCGATTGATAGTGAACTCCTAACATCTCTTGTACGAAAGTTAAAAAATTCATCATCTTTTCTGAATGCAAAGTATAAATGATTTTTTTGCGACTCACTTTTTTCAAGCTTAAAGCCTTCCGGGACATATTCCAGTTTAATCTCACCGAATTTATAGTTATCTGCTTTTGAAGTACCATCTGTAAATTTAATATTTGTATCGTATTGTGTCCTTTCCAGGATAAAATTCATAAACCTAACTCTCCATGCACTTACGCTGCTTATCGTTATTGCGCTTATTGCAATAACAGCAATGAAAATCACTGCGGCACGTTTTGAATAGGTTCTTATTCTGCGAGCAGACCGGAATTTCCGTTCTTTTTTAAACAGTTTTTGCATATCTTCTCTGTGTTTTTCTGAAAACTTATGATTTTGACCTTCATATCCATCCAGTAAGATGTCCACTGCCTTATCTTCGATATCAGAAGCTGCTGTCTGAAGCATCGCATCCATAGCCTTATCAGTCACATATTCTTTTTTATCCATTCAGCTCACCTTCTTTACTTAATAATATTAAAAGCTGTTTTTTTGCTCTCTCAATTCTTTTCTGCACGGTATCAGTCTTAATGTTTTTCAATTCAGCTATTTCAGCTACAGAAAAACCGTGTGAAAATTTAAGGAAAATAACCTCCTGATAAATTGGATTTAAATCCTCAATAATCTTGTTCAACCGTTCAAAGCTTTCATTGTTAATAACAATTTCTGTTATACTTGTATCATCTGATGTCATATTTTCATTAAGTTCTTCTGTTGTCTGTTTTTTTCTTTGATTGTACATATTTATCGAAACATTCTTACATATAGTAACAAATAAGTTTCTTGTTTTCCGACAATTGTTTTCATCTATTTTATGTAGGTGATTATAAACCTGCACAAATGATTGATGAACGGCATCTTCTGCCAAAAATTCATCATGGAGAACATTATAGGCAACATAAAACATCATGTTCCTATATTTATCATAAAGGCGTTCAAGCTTGGAACCTTTTTCTTCGTCTCCCATTAACATAAAAATCATATTTCCACCTTCCCCTTGTTTTTAAGAAATAAAATGTTTTCATGTGCGACCATACAGCATAAGTTTTTATATTTATTATACTTTTTTTTTCGGATATTAACAAGCAAATCAAATTTTGAACAAGAAGAGATAATGTTACTCAGAATGGCAAAAATAGGGTTTATCAATGTCACGAATGTCGCATACACATAGCGACATTTTTTTTATGAGATTAACAATTCTGTTTTGTTTATCAATTTAATTTTAAATAATTTTTAAAAACATATTATAAATTTTTAAAAGACTTAATATATTTTACAAACAAATATATCAAGGGGGACTGGTCATGAAAATTACTATAACAAATGAAAGCGGTGATTTTAAAAAAAATCTGTATACCAAGGATATGGTAACATACGAAGTAAAAAACCAAGAAATAATAGATTTTTTTACGCAATTATCCGAAGCCCATATTAACGACAGCAATATTGATGTAATGTATGAATGCCTCTACAATTTAATAAATTATGGCTATCTATATACAGATTCTGATGATGATATTGATTATGATGATTATGGTGATTATGGTGATTATGACGACTATGATAATTATGATGACTACGATGATGAGAAAGATTATGCATCACAGGATGGCTTCAAGTTGATTGACTCTGAGGTAGAGTATTTTGTAGACAGCGAAAAAGTCGCTAAGGAAGAATATGATGATGCATGGGATGACAGGCTTGGATATCTTGGTTCGTCCAATTGGGAGGAAAAAGGGCTTTCCATCACAAATTCGGAAACAGACGAAATAATATTTTTAGGAAAGATATCTTAATTCCTATGCAAAATAAATAGGGCTTTGAGTTATTAACGCAAAGCCCTGATAATTTTATTGAATAATATTAAAATCCTCTTCCTGCTCCGCCTCCGCCTGAACGGCCTCCGCCTCCGAAGCTTCCTCCGCCTCCGAAGCTTCCTCCGCCGCCGAAACCGCCAAAGCCGCCACCGCCTGGACCGATAATAGGTGGTATGAAAATATTTCTTCGTCTGCCTCTTCTTCCTCCGCCTCCGAAGCCGTTAATTATAATTATCAAAACAATTAATAAAATTAACTTGAATAAAGCCCCATAGTCCGACGAATTGCTATACACATTTCCTCTGTCAACATCTCCAAAAATTACGTCATCATCATATCCGTACTCTTCGTTTACCCTTTCTGTAACCCTGTAAAAAATATTTTCCAAGCCTGCTGAGTAATCTCCGCTTGATAAATAGTCTAATGATTCATCTAATATTCTTCCTGCTTCCGCGTCGGTTATAGCTCCTTCAAGTCCGTAACCAACTTCTATTTTAATTCTTCTTTCCTCCAACGAAAGGAGAATCAACACACCATTATCATATTCTTTGTTTCCTATTTCCCATTGTTCAAAAAGTTCTACAGCATATTTATTTTCATCTAAACCCTGTAAATTTTGAACAGCTGCTACTACGATCTGAGGCTTTTCATCTGTATTTTCGTAGTTAAGATTAATCTTAACCATGTTTGCTTCCGCTTCACTATCTATAATATCAGCAAAATCATTAACATAAAATTCTGTTGTAGGCTTAGGAAACGTTACATTCTGGCCATATGCAAATGTCCCGGTAAATTGTAACAAGACCGCCATTAATATAGGCAGTAAATTTTTCCTCACAAGTATCACACTCCAAATCAATCAAAGTTAACTTCCGGTGCAGTTTCGGCTCCGGGAGTAGCTTCAAAGTACGGTCTTTCCTCAAAGCCAAGTATTCTAGCCCATATTAATCTCGGAAATGTTCTTATTGCTTTATTGTAGTCTCTAACTACTGCATTATACCTGTCGCGTTCGGTTGAAATTCTGTTTTCGGTTCCTGCAAGCTCATCCATCAAAGAGGTTACATTTTGATTTGATTTAAGTTCAGGGTAATTTTCAACCACAACAAGAAGTCTTGATAGTGCACCCTCTAACTGGTTAGATGCCTCCACCTTTTCAGAAGTTGACCCTGCGCCGGCAAGCTTAGATCTTGCATCCGCTATGGCAGTGAATACTTCCTGCTCCTGCGCCATAGCCCCCTTAACAGATTCTACCAAATTTGGAATCAAATCATATCTTCTTTGGAGCTTGCTCTCAACATTTGCCCACTGGGTATTTACATTTTCATCCAGTGCAACCAATGAGTTGTAGCTGCCAAAAATACTAAATACAAACAGAGCTATCAATGCTAATATCACTAATAAAATTATAGTTCCTTTTTTCATTTCACACCTCTTAATCTTCGTCAAATTTTAAAACTGCCAG
Above is a window of Sedimentibacter sp. MB35-C1 DNA encoding:
- the thrS gene encoding threonine--tRNA ligase, which codes for MIKLTLPDNSVREYENGILAYDVAKSISEGLARNVVGAVYNGTTIGLKEEINEDGSIMFLKFEDKEGKHVFWHTSSHILAQAIKRLWPEAKLAIGPAIDNGFYYDIDLDYRLVQEDFAKIEAEMKKIVKEGLELEKFELPRAEALKFMEEKQEPYKVELINDLPEDAVISFYKQGDFVDLCAGPHLSSTKKPKAMKLLSIAGAYWRGNENNKMLQRIYGISFEKAKDLEEYIKMMEEAKKRDHRKLGKELDLFFMSEEGPGFPFFLPKGVEVKNELMKYWREMHRKAGYVEIETPLMLNKHLWEVSGHWYNYRENMYTTVIDEQDFAIKPMNCPGGILVYKNAMHSYKDFPMRVAEAGRVHRHELSGALHGLMRVRAFTQDDAHLFILPEQIKDEIKGVIKLIDEIYKQFGFSYNLELSTRPEKFLGEIKDWDLAEASLKAALEELELDYVVNEGDGAFYGPKIDFHLTDCIGRTWQCGTIQLDYQLPQRFEMEYVGADGQKHRPIMIHRTAFGSIERFFGILIEQYAGAFPTWLAPVQVKILPISDKFIEYAGKVKEQLEASNIKVEIDTRAEKIGYKIREAQLSKVPYMFIVGEKEAESGAVSVRERQKGDIGSMSIEEISSIILNKISTRENDSPQSI
- a CDS encoding DEAD/DEAH box helicase, whose amino-acid sequence is MKIENVILNDNIQRALDEMGFEECTQIQQEAIPVILDGKDIVGQSNTGTGKTAAFGIPILEKIDKNIRMPQAIVLLPTRELAVQVANEFRKYGKYMDGIKTVTVYGGADIRDQINKLKGGAQIIVGTPGRIIDLIDRRVIKLGELTMAVLDEADEMLKMGFREDIELILGKIDHKVQTSLFSATIPDVMKNIIKKFLNNPVSIKVLREGITAKEVKQSYFLVKHSDKVEALSRLIDTYTPKLTVVFCNTKRSVDELYDRLVEIGYNCDKIHGDIKQSQRIDTLNRFNNGLIEILIATDVAARGLDIKEVECVINYEVPIKEDYYVHRIGRTGRAGKEGASFTLVTAKEMRKLENIEKYTKKSIRKRTIPTVDKVNEVKKDKFIRNIVEVIEKEDLGENRELAEKLMSQDYDAETLIAAMIKKLVRFDYSQERDLNDVVPERRKSSRGGRKSIGDTERFHVNAGKKQGIRPGDILGAVAGECDIPGSDIAEIEVLENYSFFNVASEHKNRILKRMDGAQIKGQNVVVELSKEKRSRNSRDKKNKDKWFGKKSRKK
- a CDS encoding MBL fold metallo-hydrolase; its protein translation is MKAYYIYHSCFVVETETSFLIFDYFDDKRTPEDDFNFKDVLNDILKSNKHLYVFSSHSHHDHFDRSILSWSSYKKETYYILSNDIKLYTEVKNIYTVGKDETTEINNLKISTFGSTDEGVSFLVEIDGHTIFHAGDLNWWKWSDDTSEEEKEMETAFKSIIKNILIKDVAIDVAFFPVDGRLEENYLCGGQYFIEQIKPRIFVPMHFWDNFSITSIFKKSQATTTTNIIELQHNNQIIMQ
- a CDS encoding DUF4367 domain-containing protein, giving the protein MDKKEYVTDKAMDAMLQTAASDIEDKAVDILLDGYEGQNHKFSEKHREDMQKLFKKERKFRSARRIRTYSKRAAVIFIAVIAISAITISSVSAWRVRFMNFILERTQYDTNIKFTDGTSKADNYKFGEIKLEYVPEGFKLEKSESQKNHLYFAFRKDDEFFNFRTRDVRSSLSIDTEGANVKELTINGREALYSENDNIRILVWNYDEMAYILTGSISESELVKIAKSVKK
- a CDS encoding RNA polymerase sigma factor; translation: MIFMLMGDEEKGSKLERLYDKYRNMMFYVAYNVLHDEFLAEDAVHQSFVQVYNHLHKIDENNCRKTRNLFVTICKNVSINMYNQRKKQTTEELNENMTSDDTSITEIVINNESFERLNKIIEDLNPIYQEVIFLKFSHGFSVAEIAELKNIKTDTVQKRIERAKKQLLILLSKEGELNG
- a CDS encoding YgcG family protein, with the translated sequence MRKNLLPILMAVLLQFTGTFAYGQNVTFPKPTTEFYVNDFADIIDSEAEANMVKINLNYENTDEKPQIVVAAVQNLQGLDENKYAVELFEQWEIGNKEYDNGVLILLSLEERRIKIEVGYGLEGAITDAEAGRILDESLDYLSSGDYSAGLENIFYRVTERVNEEYGYDDDVIFGDVDRGNVYSNSSDYGALFKLILLIVLIIIINGFGGGGRRGRRRNIFIPPIIGPGGGGFGGFGGGGSFGGGGSFGGGGRSGGGGAGRGF
- a CDS encoding LemA family protein, coding for MKKGTIILLVILALIALFVFSIFGSYNSLVALDENVNTQWANVESKLQRRYDLIPNLVESVKGAMAQEQEVFTAIADARSKLAGAGSTSEKVEASNQLEGALSRLLVVVENYPELKSNQNVTSLMDELAGTENRISTERDRYNAVVRDYNKAIRTFPRLIWARILGFEERPYFEATPGAETAPEVNFD